The nucleotide sequence GACTGGAGTTTACTGCCGATGTTGTTCGTGGACAGAAAACGGGATTCTTTCTCGACCAACGGGATAATCGGCAGTTGATTCGCGCCTGGTCTCGCGATGCGACGGTGCTGAATGTCTTTTCCTACACGGGGGGCTTTTCGATTGCAGCGGGTGCGGGGGGAGCAACACACGTCACCTCCGTCGATGTTGCTCCTGCGGCGATCGAAGCAGCGAACGCACACTGGCAACGGAACGGCTTTCCCGCTGACCAGCACACGGGAGTTGCCACGGATGCCTTCGAGTTTCTGGCGCAGGCGTCCAGCGAAAAACGACGATGGCAGGTGGTGGTTCTCGATCCCCCCTCGTTTGCCCCGAATCGTGAATCGGTTCCGAAGGCGAAATCGGCCTATCAGAATGTCATTGAAGCGGGGGCGCGCGTGACGGCGCGACAGGGGCTGCTGGCGGTGGCATCGTGTTCCAGCCATATCGATCTACCAATGTTTCTGGAATGTTGTGAAGAAGGGATTTCCCGGGCACGCCGCCGGGGAACGGTAATCAATGTCGGGGGCCAGCCCACCGACCACCCCACGCCGCTGGCCTTACCGGAATTTCGCTATCTCAAGTTTGTCCTGCTGCGACTGGATTGATCGATTGAGCTGTCGACGTGCGGACAGATTGCTGAGGAGTCGTCTCGGTGCGAGGGTCTGACTTGAGGTTCATGACCGACTGATAGGTCGAGGAGACAGGCCCCGTGTAGGGACCTGCACCGGGCGGATCTTTGCAGACCAGACTACAATCAACTTCCGTTGCACGGGGCTCGGGAAAAAGAGTCGCAGAGAAGGGCTACAGACGATGTCATACTGGTTACGCTCGGACAATGAGACGCTCGTTTGTCACGCCGAATCCCTGCTTGAGACGAATGAGGCGGGGCGGTCTCTGGCGGGAAGATTGCAGCCCGGTGACGTAATCGCACTGATCGGCGATCTTGGGGCAGGGAAGACTCAGTTCGTTAAAGGGGTTGCGGAAGGGCTGGATGTGGCTACCGAAGAGGTCAACAGCCCGACATTCACCTTGATTCAAGAGTATCCGGGCCGCATTCTGATGCGGCATTGTGACACCTATCGTTTGCGAGA is from Schlesneria sp. DSM 10557 and encodes:
- the tsaE gene encoding tRNA (adenosine(37)-N6)-threonylcarbamoyltransferase complex ATPase subunit type 1 TsaE, which encodes MSYWLRSDNETLVCHAESLLETNEAGRSLAGRLQPGDVIALIGDLGAGKTQFVKGVAEGLDVATEEVNSPTFTLIQEYPGRILMRHCDTYRLRDAEEFADLGLDELFATDGVALIEWADRVEEYLPRDRVIVRITINSPTTRILEISATGNRSRATLAQLAATVL
- a CDS encoding class I SAM-dependent rRNA methyltransferase, with protein sequence MPLIEVSSTPVVLRLNRDLVRLIKRGDPWVYADALRDLPHAPAGTPAVLLDNRKGQAVARGFYDPRCPVALRICETDPEMKLDDRWAERRLRGALDLRRGFSFDGPTNGFRLLNGEGDCVPGVVADVYGDTAVVKLDGEGPAGFWKIDELAEWLAREQNLPRIYERQKERGAAGRPLVGTTPAEPVSFREHGLEFTADVVRGQKTGFFLDQRDNRQLIRAWSRDATVLNVFSYTGGFSIAAGAGGATHVTSVDVAPAAIEAANAHWQRNGFPADQHTGVATDAFEFLAQASSEKRRWQVVVLDPPSFAPNRESVPKAKSAYQNVIEAGARVTARQGLLAVASCSSHIDLPMFLECCEEGISRARRRGTVINVGGQPTDHPTPLALPEFRYLKFVLLRLD